The Helianthus annuus cultivar XRQ/B chromosome 11, HanXRQr2.0-SUNRISE, whole genome shotgun sequence region TAAAATTTGGAAATAAATAGTATGAGCTATTGGTCACTAGGTTTGGTTATATGTGGGTGtctgtgtgtgtatatatatatatgtgtgtgtgtgtgtgtgtatacatatattaaaaaaactatatataaatTGAATTCGAATTTCTAATCAAATCGAATTGAAAATCATAAattcaattcgattcgaattcgattactGGACTCGAATACGAATCAACTCAAATTCGAACCTTGATAGTcgaatttcaatttttttttaaatccaaaTCAAATTCTGAATACACCTAATTcatgatataatttttggtagGCTCCTGGAGCATTTTAGTCAAACCGCTCGGCGCTCGtcgctcgctcgacgctcgttcggaaATTGCTCGAAAAATactcgttcgatttgacgctcggttacgagccgctctgctcggttcggtttgtaaatgaGCTAAACATGAGCAAAGTTCTGCTCGGCTCGtttcggctcgaattattattaAGCATATTATGCTTAACATTACATTTCAAGCATAATAtgctcgaattattatttttcttatgaataacaatgttgtgaCCTGGGTGCTTAAGATTACACATCTACAATATATCCATTGACATATTATGCTTAATAAACACCCTTAAATAGATGTACTTGAAACCTGAATGCTTGAAATGTAATGTTAAGCACCCATCATGCTTTCAAGAATCCTAGTTTATGAAAGTGGCTAATCCAGATATAGTATGGTACTGTGCATATTATTAGACTAGACCCTCGCATGTACATAAATTAACCTCTAATCAATGAACATAGTTAGCATgcttagaaaaataaatataaaattaataaaaataagtGGGCAATCAGGTGTGCTTAACCTTTGTAGACTATGTGATACAAAACCAAGTAACATGATCCGCATCTCTATCCTCCGAGACAAAAGGTCGAACAGGCGACGAGCCAACATTGAAACGAAAGAATTTGATTGAAAGAATCTAGGGTTCTACATTCAAACTTAATTGAGAATACAATTTCAATGATTCATTGAATATATTGAGATTCACTCTCTATAATATACCTTTGTTAGGGGGACGGCCGGACGGGGCGCCCCCGTGATGGTCCTCCACCGCGCGTGGAATAACAAataacaccgccgccaccacattttataatgcGTCAATTTGAAAATGCGTAAAACACATCACGCATGAAGAATTGAAGaatgtgagggtttattgttgggtgttgtgagtgatgagcatttccactaaaatccatcaccaGTGATAGAATAAAGCTCGATTACGTGGcgaaacttgattggatgttgtgaatGATGAGTGGGTGATGAGTGATGGGCGCCCCTCCCGCCCTTATAGgcttaaaaatataaaatttccCATTCTTTATGGCTTACAAATATAAAATTTCCTTCGTCTACTTTCATGTCCTCTTAGATTTATGGATCTCAGTTTTAATGCTAAACTAGCGGGATTTGCCCGCGCTATGCGGCGGGAAGTCATCCGTATTGGTTCGATTCTTTACGCAGGGGATTCGGGGTGGTAACAATTCGTATATGTATATCACTTGCACTCGGTTTAAAGTCAAGATATGTCTATACGCCTTTTAGATTAAGAACGAATACCGGTAGTTCATTACAATACTATTTTgaataaaactttttttttttttcaaaaaagttTATGCAACAACagtgaaaaaaaatatattaaatttagTCATGTATTCAGCTTTACAAAAATGACAATGAACGCGAGTTATTTAAggaaaatcaaattaaataaaaactaaTTGGGTTAGAGGTGTAGTTTTAAAGTATATACTGATACTGGTTCCTATAATACCGATATCGGTATTGACCTTGTCAGTATTTGTTTTATTCATCATGGTACCATTATGACACCGACACTTGATCAAGCCTTTGataccaaaaaaaaaacttgatttcgaACACAACTCGTTTccaataaaatttataaaaacaaacactacatattcagtttttttttaaactaacgAAGGCAAGTCATCGAATAAAATacaatgtcacacccctaatttccacgtgtcaccggtgggcccggtgggggagtatcgtgacgtagttgatatcatcatagtcaaacaacacaaattataatgcacagcggaagcaaaaggataaatttatttcaaccaaacaaactgtaatatccaagtatcacaatgtagctgaaatagatccacaggcggatcaaaataaaaaggagaactgttcaacagataaatggcatccaagcttgcgagactctaacgatgctaaggagtagccagcctattacgtgtagaacctacacttaatctttttggggaaagtacgtcagtttacactggtaaatacaatttaactgactcgtttttaaaaaggttttaaaaattgatttgaatgcacatggcacaaaactttttataacttgggataattaatcaaatttaatcttgtaaaagaattacatgtttgttatgcgtttagtcgcccggttcgtgccgggtttaagattaatagacacaccacatagtataaatccgcggcgggaaaccaacggattacaccttaataaatatggacacattgtcgggtgtacgcctacacccgcgtgtcaaggtcgtggccatttcatgaatgatgccaaggatatccgggacatggtcattaaactcccaaaggcgtaaaacaaacaaaacaaatttttaaacgggtcacattgataatactcAACCACTAATGAGTtaaggtcaattgcccgaccaagcggtattttatataccgtaccccaagcccgtataagggaaaacaagttaaaagtatttacctgagcaagtacaaaccacaacaagcaagtgcaagtttcttttactggatctcctattctggaatgaaggtttataataacctattagaatcctaacaggtctttaatttagcctaagcttagaccggttagttttcaaggatgaatacggttcaatcgcatggaaggcgaagtccggaatggaatgtgatttagacccaacatgtttggagacttgtataagatgggtaaactaaacacattccggattttgagacaaagatgatatggtttgacccgtttcggctaatatgcgtaaactagttacataagccgatccgaacgcgaaagtgcggaacgggtaaccatataaatcatatacaagtttcctgagattatatgcactaaatatgttgggATATCAGCAAGGTATCTCCTATTATGCCCAAAGTAATTTTAAACTCACATTATGCCTCAtaaaggcattttggtcattttaaagggtataaaagagttaaactagtatcctgagttacatatctgaataaatcagtaaatatacttaatttactatgTTATAACAGTATAATATCATatattagggctgtaaacgagccgagctcgacccagctcgagctcggctcgaactcgattcgagctggctcggctcgagctcgaatttcaaatcgagctgagatttgaggctcgagctcgactcgattagaattcgagctagctcggctcggctcgatctagctcgaactaacaaagaaccgtaaaatttactacttaaaaagcgcttaaaaatgaatttcttcatagactaagggtcataattgtcatttaatttaaccatgtggctaaatatgcaagtataaatagttaattcactttgaacattgtctttaccttcttttataggggagatactcctgtagtttttgttttctaagcgatgtgggacaaaaaaatagagtatgtaaaccttatcgagccagctcacgagctcacgagccgagccaggccaagctcgagctcggctcatttacaaaccgagccgagccgagctggctcgtttacaaccgagccatgttcgagccgagcttttttcaagcttttttcgagcgagttacGAGCCACGAGTATTTTGAACACCtctatcatatatatgtgaattttattaattataaccatcttatgcaccgaaaggccattttggtaatttcacacaagtctaaaaggtcaaaactggaaacttGAGTTTGAAaccttagtttactgttataatataaaattttactaaatatatcagtaggtatcaactcttatatatataaactagttttgatacatactatgtcgtaaaaatgcctaaaaaggcgatttagagccatttccgggttttgaaagaaaagctgatatttttataactccagaaggctcaaaataatatatttaacataataaatcagtagaaaaaggtttgaggtcaaaaggatttataaaactcattttatagcttaaaagggcataaccggcaataaccgaaataagcttagaactctaagttatgcacagcctaaaaataaataaaaatctctaaaaatcccaaaatattattatatatcagtgggtataaagtttgatataaaaatttgggtttagataggctatatgctaattatgctaattaattactaagaaagcttctaattacgctaatgagcataactcttaatctagacctcaaactgatgtcaaattttaggtacaagatTATACTTTAGTAACTTatgatgtctacccttttatattttcaaaaatcacattttggtcatttgggcataatggtcaatatataggcatttaacggaaacttgcataataattagacaactagtgaaccaagccgtataatcatagagggttatactaacatgtaactaggtccaaaagaagctctaaggcaatcctaaacttggctaaaatgggtcagaactgaaagtcaaagcgaaagtcaaactatgcgactttcggttccaaaccgggtctaaacagaaaattgtcgagttgaacatgttgggacatgttcttacattagttaccaagttatattaatgatcaaacaggttgcatgtatcctacattgctaattatgcattaatttggaaataagcattctgttgactttttaagataagctttgactcgacaattaacatagttagagtgggaatctggaaatacccttttaagggtttgttatcCACATAATTACCttcttataggtatttttaattcgagatttgactgagtaattattgactaatctcgaagtcaaaccttaattacgacggtttgacttttagctaattaaccaAGCTAAACTTAATTATGAATGATTAGGatcacttacaatggtcctaaatagGATTAGAGACTTAAGAGAAACTTGATTGttgtccagagaagctccaaggATGCTCTAAGTGAGTTGCAAAGTGAATGATCAAATGTTACAACCTTCACTCCTTTATATAGTGACCAAGGGAGCTTAAGATCAAGACATGGAAGTCTAGgatggttacaagatcatcccaggtgtcccaaataagctaaatactgcctagcaagtccctgatttcgaaaaccatgataataaggcggtgcaacaggctgaacagacagctgtccattttctactgtcagcgacaggcttacggaccgtaagcctaagaccttgcggtccgtatgctcctcttgcggaccgtatgcctgaACTGTTACGGTCCataaccgacccttgctgaaatcgcccaggtatgcaccttagggaccgtaagcttaaagccatacggtccgtaaccgatggccagaagcCAAAAATCTTGCAAACTTCCAAGTATTGACCATGCAATTGTGTAGTGTCGGATTCCTCATGCTTTTACTGCATTGTAGGGACCATTATCTCAGACCTTGCAAGCTTGCATGCCTTTTCATCACTTTGGCTTTTGTCCCAAGCTTTGGATATGTCGGAAATGTAATAGACATTAATTTGTTCCAATTCAATTCTTTTTTAAATCAAAATCCAACTTCCGAATGTCATAGCAATATTcttaaaaattcaaattttcCATATAGAAATGGAATTTTTGTTTATTTAGAACAACCGGttatatatcagatgtttatcagaatgatttaaggatctcgggatttataacttgggtagatcagaggtattttaataacatgtcgcccttggccgttcagaggtattttaataacatgacgccctttttaaatcctaccatacatccttatttgatccgggttcctgacacgtttgtcccacatgacacgtgtctttattttactGGGTacgaatttccgaggtgttacatacAAATTGGGCATGCTTACTAAGGAAATGAAACGTTTTCTCTCTGTACACGTTTTCTCTCCGTACACGCAACCTCCAACGGTAGTAATTTTCACCGGCAGGAAACAAATCATCTCCTCCAGCCACCGGCCGGCCATCCCACCGCCCGACAACCGCTCACCGGCAAAGTGTAAGTATATCTTCtccctctatctctctctctctctcctctccacCACCTCGCCTACTCCGTATCTCGCTTTCAACCACCACCATCGCCGCTTCCTTCCACCCATCGGTTCATCGATCTACACGACCAGCAACCACCATCTTCTCCTGCTCGCCGGAGAAGAGTGACCACCTACGACCACTGCGTACTACGTGTGACGATGTATTGACATTGTGCACCACGTGTTATTTATTGTCATTGTATGCTTGTTGCTACGTATTGTATAGTTTTGTCCTTTGTGTACTTTGTGTTGCATATTGTTTGCTACCTTGTGGTTAGTTGTTAGTTGTAATCATAGACAATAGAAGCCACGACTTTTACTTGAGATCATGTCCAAGGACGAGAGGTGTAGGTAAGGGTAAGGTTAGAGGGTGTAGTTTACGGGTGGCCTCTTGGAACGTAGGAACTCTTAGTAGTAAATTGTTGGAAGTGATAGACGCACTTAAAAGACGTAGGGTATAGATAGCGTGCCTTCAGGATACTAGGTGGAAAGGACAAAGAGCAGAAGAGTGCAATGGGTATAAGTTGTTATATTCCGGGTCTGATGGGGCCAAGAATGGAGTAGGTTTTTTGGTGTCTACAGAATTGCATAAGAATGTAATTGAGGTGATAAGACACAACGATAGAATTATGGTGTTAAGGTTAGTATTATGTGAGCAAGTAGTGACAGTGGTATGCGCCTATGCACCACAAGTGGGACTAGGAGATCAAGAGAAAAGAGAGTTCTGGGATTGTCTAGATTTAGTAGTAAGGGCCATACCTAGGGAGGAGAAAATTTTTATAGGAGGAGATTTTAATGGGCACATTAGTAAGGATAATGATGGCTTTAAGTTGGTACATGGGGGTTTTGGTTTTGGCGGTAGGAATGAACCTGGTAGAGACCTTCTAGACTTTGCGGCAGCTCACGGCCTAGGTATTATAAACTCGTTCTTTAGGAAGAGGGATTCTCATCTGATCACTTTTAGTAGCGGATGACGTAACACGCAAATTGACTATCTTTTGATGAGGCAGGAAGATCGAAGGATGTGAATGGACTGCAAGGTTATACCAAGGGAGACTGCAGCGGCTCAACACCATTTGCTAGTAACGGATTTAGCCTTCAAAGTAAGGCTAACTGGCGGGGTGAGGAAAACCCGACCTAGGATCCGTTGGGGAAACTTAAAGGGAGAAAAATTATGTTGTTTAGAGATAAAGTTAACTCGATGACACCGATGCGACTAGGTGACGACGCAAACCGGATGTGGGAGGCTATGGCGACTACGATCACTACAGTGGCGACTGAGACACTAGGGGTCACAACAGGAAAGACTAGTGGGCATAAGGAGTCCTGGTGGTGGAACGAAGACGTGCATACCAAAATAAAGGATAAGTAACAGAGTTTTAGAGATCTTTTGAGGTGCACAGATGAGGAGGAACGACTGAGGGTGAAGGAGATTTACAAGAAGGCAAAAAGGGAAGCGAAAAAGGCGGTGACTGAGGCAAAAAACAGAGCCTACAAACAAATGTATGAACGTTTGGAAACAAAAGAGGGGGAGCACGATATGTTTAAGATTTCCAAAGCTAGGGAGAGAGGAAGACAAGATCTAGGAGTAGTAAAGTTTATCAAAGGAGAGGATGGACGTGTTTTAGTCAAGGAACATGACATTAAGTTGAGATGGCAAACCTACTTCCATAATCTTTTCAACGACGGTAGGGCGTACCAACAAGTTAGCAGCAATCCCATGACTCAAATGCAACAACGGAATAATTGCTACTGCAGGAGGATCACACATGAAGATGTAAGGATAACACTTGGGAAGATGGGAAGAGGCAAGGCAGTGGGTTTGGACAACATACCGATTGAGGTATGGAAGTGTTTGGGGGAAGAAGGAGTCCGATGGTTAACACTTTTATTCAATCGTATTTTCAAGACTGGAAAAATGCCAGATTAGTGGAGGAGTAGTGTCGTGGTGCCTTTATACAAGAATAAAGGAGACGCTCAGTGTTGTGGAAACTACAGAGGAATCAAACTGCTAAGTCACACTATGAAGCTCTGGGAGAGGGTAATTGAAACTAGAATTAGAAGAGAAACTCACGTTTCAGTAAACCAATTTGGATTCATGAAAGGGAGGTCGACTACAGAAGCGATACATATTCTAAGGAGATTGATGGAAAATATAGAGCGAAGAAGCAAGATTTACATATGGTGTTTATCGACCTTAAAAAGGCTTATGACATTGTCCCACGACAACTGATTTGGGATAGTTTGGAGGGTCGAGGTATATCTAGGAAGTATATAGACATAATTAAGGATACATACGACAGAAAGGAAACTAGGGTCCGCGCGCCTGTAGGGGATACAAACTTTTTTTCCTGTGGAGGTAGGACTCCACCAAGGGTCAACGTTGAGCCATTTTCTTTTTGCGGTTGTCCTGGATGAGTTGTCCAAGTTGATTCAGGAGACAGTTCCCTGGAGCATGCTTTTTGCAGACGATATTGTGTTGATTGCAGAGACTAAACAGTGCCTGAACACGAGGGTTGAGGAGTGGCGCGTAGCTTTAGAGGGCAAGGGCCTAAGGATAAGTCGATCTAAGACTGAGTATCTACACTGTGATTTCAGTGGTGTAGCCGATGACGATGACACCCAAATCACCATTGAGGATCAATTGGTCCCGCAGACAACTAAATTTAAGTATTTGGGGTCGTTTGTACAAAGAGATGGGGACATAGATAGTGATGTAACCCACCACATACAAGCTGGCTGGTGTAGATGGAGGGCAGCCAGTGGGGTATTGTGCGATAGGAGGTTCCCAACGAAACTAAAGGGGAAATTTTACAGGGTAGCAGTTAGGCCCGCTATGCTATATGGAACAGACTGTTGGGCTATCAAGAAGTCACAAGCgcgcaagatggaggtagcagagatgaggatgctgagttggatgtgtggacacacgaggttagatggataagaaatgaggtttttagggaaagatTAGGAGTGGCTAGTATATCAGACAAGATtaaggaggggagattgagatggtttgggcatgtgaagcggaGGCAAACGACGACAccagttagagtagtggaaactcTTATTGTGGAGGGGAGGAGAGAAAGAGGCAGACCCAAACTGACTTGGGACGAGCAGATTAGGCATGATTTACTAGAGTTGcatctttctgaggacatggtccaagatcGGACTTTgtggaggcgtaggattagggttaaggacttcTAGAGGATATTGCAGTAATGGCTTAGGTGTTTTTTAGGGGTGTAGGTCTTTCTTATTCTTAAATTGACTTCACCTGTAATTACCTTCTGGTGTTTATGTccaaatgatgttgtatgctattatacatgatttacaaAGATGTCATGTAAGATTCTTGTAAATTGAATTCAATTTGTAAATTGGATTCATTCTTTGATTGTAATTTTGTCGTGGACAAAAGATGCCATCCACTAGATGGTTTATTACTACAATTTTTTATTGAGTAAATCATTTAGTTTCGATAGTATTTAATCGATtgttgtttgtatatgtttctaAAACATATGTTTATAAAAATGCTTAAGGAGAGATTATTGTAAATATTTAGAAGTAATTTAGCAGTTAGAATAAAATATACCTTTCTTCCTTATCCGGCTAAGTCAAACATTAATTTGATTTTTCCAAGTGACCAACCCAACCAATTCTTCCCTACGGCCTTCTGCCTAAACGGTACTCTTGTGGCTGGTTTTAGTAAAATATTAAAGATGAACATGCCTTTATTCGGAGATCGGGTTCTCGTCTtcaatggtggtggtgatgatggttgtGTGGGCGGTATCGAAGGCTACAAGGGCGGCTAAGGTGAGAGCGATAATTGTTAGGTTTGCCATCGTGGTTTGTTATTAGAAGAAACATGTGTTATATCTTATGGTGGATTTGGGGGTTTGCATGGAGGTTCACACGTGGAGTGGTGTCAATAGGGATAGGTGGAGTGGTGTCATAGGGATAATTTTTATATCTTATGGTGGATTTGGGGGTTTGCATGGAGGTTCACTCGTGGAGTGGTGTCAATAGGGATACGTGGAGTAGTGTCAATAGGGATAATTTTGGGACTACGTATGAGGTGTCATTTCTCTTGTTGGATATGTATCATGAAATGGCTCCACGTATATGATTACAAGTAGCTCAGAATTTTTGACATTCAAATTTGATATTGAAACAAAGTATAGATATAGGTCTCTTGTAAATTATAGCAACCTAGTATTaaggtctgtttggtatggggtaatggaatggacaaaggaatggaatggacgaggtaatggaatggacgagggaatgcaatggatcattaacattccatgtcttgtttggttaccatgtgtgaatggaatgaattattattatgtattgttcggtaggcaagaaaaacagagtaataaaataagcggtgagtggtggtggtggtggtcggtggtagtaattatgggtggttataggtggcggtggtgggtgacggcggcggcgatgggtggtggtggtggcagcgagtggcggtgcggcggtgacgacgagtggtggctgcggcaaggtggccgttggtggtgggtggcagcagatgtggcggtgggtggcggcggtggcggttGGTGGTGACGATGGTGGTGGCGTCGAAGATGGTGGTGGGCGGTGGCGGTTGGTCGCggctgtgggtgataacggtggtgAGTAGGTGGCGGCGGCGACGGTGgttgtcggggtgaggtggtggcgggtggcggcgatggcgccggtggtgggtggcggcgatggcgccggtggtgggtggtggtggtggtggtgggttgtggcgaaggtggtgggttgtggtgttgttaatgaatggtgcaagagaagaaggaatggaaaaaaaacatggggggtggaaggaatgattttgagggaatggaatgctttttggaatgggtgattccattccattgaccaaccaaacacccttttcttcattccatcgtaatcatccattccattccacctctcattcctgcataccaaacactacctaagtACTCCGGTTTGCGGCAGGGACGAACATTAATTCTATActagttgcggcgtgttaatgcgcaTAAATTAAATCAAGatgtaaaacatataaaagaataactaagtcgatcttgGATCCGTGCTTTACGATGAACATGTCAAATGGAAAAAAATAGATGACATAAAAACATTTAACCACACATACATGTTGcgccatgttaactcgcaaaatttagaatgtaacgtaaaacgaaaattttgcgaaaaatgaaaagtatagaagaccaaagttgaaagtaaaaaaagttatgaggtttaattgcaaaagatgaaaagtttttgggttaaaagtaaaaaaaatcaataagttttgaggttaaaagtaaaaatgaaattttggggttaaaagtaaaaaaatctaataattttgggttaaaagtaaagaattaaatagttttgggttaaaagtaaaaaaaaatcatttttcttAAAACTCTCAAAGTATAAGGTACAACACCCCTATGCCTAAAAATGTTGCAAATTATAGTATTGAATATTTTACGAAAAAATTAAAAGTATAGAAAAACAAAGTTGAAATAAAAAAGTTGTGATATTaagttgtaaaagatgaaaagttttgaggttaaaagtaaaaaaaaaaatcaataagttttgggttaaaattaaagataaaaagttttgcagttaaaagtaaaaaaaaaaaaatcaaatacttttgtgttaaaagtaaagaatcaaatagttttgggttaaaagttaaaaaaataaattttatttaaaaaacttTAAAATCATAAGTTACAATACCTCTGCCTAAATATATTGCAAATTATAGTATTTTGTAATTTGGTAATTGGTAATTATAGTATTTGGTAATGGTAATTGAATTTTGAAACGTTAAATTTAACTCTATACGTAGTTTTTTCTATGCCCAAGATACATCTATTTGTTAAATAGATAGAAAAATCGGTTTTGAGCATTAACTTTAGGTTTTAATTAGATTTTCATGAACATCGGGTCACTTTTCTCTTTAACTCATTTGTGTTATTCAACATCCAAAAGATAAGATGAAAACCACGATTACAAATGAATTATCTTATGTGCTCCTTATTATTATAACTCTACTCCCTTTCCATATTGCTctcggtgatggtggtggtgatggttctGATCTCACATCGTTTTGATTGAAAGTTGCATACGTTAGGGAGAATCTGAGCCCTCTGCTTCAACTTTTGGATCTTCTGTCGTTGAGAGCCAAAGATGGGTACCGATTGTTGTTGTTTCACCATCTGCAAGGCTTCTTGGAACAGCTGCTTTACCGCCTCGCATTGGCACTTCTCGTCCACGTTTTGGAGCTCTTTGCAGCAGGCCTGCTGGATAACTTCCTCTGGCCGCCTCATCGGAATGGAGTATCCTTCGTCAATAGTCATGCCCTTCATGAAATACATGTCACACTCGTTCAACCTTTGTCCCTGTAACTGTTGGCTACACTGCCTTTGTTCTGAGATTGGGTTCTCGTCTTCGATGATGGTGGTGACGATGGTCGTGTGGGCGGTAGTGAAAGCTACAAGGGAGGCCAATGCTAGCGAGAGAACCGTTAGGTTTGCC contains the following coding sequences:
- the LOC110890332 gene encoding 2S seed storage protein-like, translated to MANLTVLSLALASLVAFTTAHTTIVTTIIEDENPISEQRQCSQQLQGQRLNECDMYFMKGMTIDEGYSIPMRRPEEVIQQACCKELQNVDEKCQCEAVKQLFQEALQMVKQQQSVPIFGSQRQKIQKLKQRAQILPNVCNFQSKRCEIRTITTTITESNMERE